DNA sequence from the Pleurocapsa sp. PCC 7319 genome:
TAAGTCGGGGTAGCAAAACAAAAGATGCTCCCATTTTTGCTAACATCCTGGTGGAACCCTGTCCGGCATGGGAGATTACTAGTGATGCCTCCTGAACTAAATCCTGCATTTCAGATTTAGTAAAGGAAGGGACAGCAGTTAACAAGGGATGATTGAGCCGAGCAACGGAAGTTGCCCCATGTTGAAATACAACTGGTTCGGTAATGATCTCTTGTTTTAAAAGCAGATCTAACCAATCAACAGTGCGATCAAAGGGAAAAATAATTGTTCCTAAAGTAAAGACGATCATAGTAAATTAAGTGACCAATTTTATAGTTCATATTCATATTTATGTAACCACTCCTCGATATTTGGCTTTGGGATAGCGTTCTAAGCATTCTGGCCATTGAACATAAAATTCATCAACGACGTAGTAGACAAGTTTACCGCTCAGGCTGAGAGCTCTGGAACGAGAAATACTTTCAATAAAAACCGTTCTAATACCAAAAAGTTTACTAGCGTAGATAAACGGAACAGCTAAACCAGCTCCAGTGGAAATTACTAAATCTGGTTTGCTTTGGTAAAGAATAAACAGAGCATGGCAAAAATTAATGACTGCTCTACCTAACATCCTGGCTTCTTGCATGATTACCCAGTGGACAATTTCTTGACGACGTAGCCTTTCAGTATCAAATTTGGGGTAAGTCACCCATTCTCGGTAATGTGCCGACCAAAATTCTTTTAAACCCATCATCGTGGCAAAGTGCCCTCCTGGGTTGCATACAAGTAATAATCGCATGATTTTAAATCCCCGATAAGATTAAGATAGAGAACATTGATTTACAGTTCGTGTTTATCAGCTAATAAAATAACCAGTCAATACTGATTTTATTTACGCTTGACTCTTGACTTCTATGCATCGGCAATAATCACTAGCGAGTCAACTCCACTTCATTTTGCATCTGATGATATTGCCATAGTTGACCTTTTTGCTCTAGCAGTTCCTGGTAAGTACCTTGTTCTACAATTCGACCTTGTTCCAGTACCACCACTTTATCTGCCCTCATAATTGTCGAAAGCCGATGAGCGATCGCAATTACTGTCCGACCAGCAGCCAGTTTTTCTAAAGACTCTTGAATTAGTCTTTCGGAAATTGAATCTAAAGCACTAGTAGCCTCATCAAGAATTAATATTTCCGGATCTCTCAGCAAAGCTCTGGCGATCGCCAGTCGCTGACGTTGTCCTCCAGAAAGTCGTACTCCGCGATCGCCCAATTGAGTTTCTAGACCCTCTGGTAATTCTTGAATAAACTCCCAAGCATTAGCGCGCTTAGCTGCTTGCTTAATCCTCGCTTCCTCTACTCCTGTTAGTCCGTAGGCGATATTCTCACGTACAGAGGTGTTAAAGATAAAGGTATCTTGACTAACTACAGCTAATTTGCGGCGCAGGGAATCAATTTCCAATTTTGCTAATTCAACGCCATCAATGAGTATTTTGCCCCTGATGGGATCGTAAAATCTAGTGATTAGATCGGCCAAAGTTGATTTTCCCGCGCCAGAAGATCCCACTAAAGCCACAGTTTCTCCCTGAGCAATGCTGAGAGAAATATCGTGTAAAACTAGCTTATTGGGCTCATAGCCAAAATCTAGACCGACAAACTCAATTTCTCGTTGTAATTTAGTAAATTGAATTTGTCCATTTTTCATATAGGGCTTATCTTTTCTGTCTAATAACCCTCGAATATTAGCTAATGGACCGTAACAGTTACTTAACTTGGCGCGAACTCCATTTAGAGTTCGAACAATGGGTATTATTCTCAGCAAGACAAAGAGAAAAGTGAAAAAACCGGCTTTTTCTAATAGTCCTTGAGGAATTAGAACGGTAACGCCTAGAAGCAAAATGCTAAGTAGCATAATGGTTCCACCCCCTTCTGACAAAGGCTCCACAAACGCCTGTACGGCTCTTGCCTGACTAGAGGCCTCTAATACCTGTTTACTAGCATTGTAAAAACGCTTACGCTCAAAATCTTTAGCAGCAAAGATGTGTACGGTGCGAATTCCATTAATAAGTTCTAAGGATACCGAAGCAAATAGGCTATTGGCTTGAGTGATGTCAAAACTGACTTCTCGTATCTTCCGCAATAGAGTTGATAATCCCACCGCAATTAAGATAAAGAGTAGACCTGAAATAATTGTTAATTGCCAGGATAGTAATAACAGCGACACCATCAATACCACTAAGGTGAAACCCCGAATAATAAACACCGAAATAACATTTAAGGCCTGCATCAGACGGGTGATTTCAGTGGTCAGGGTATTAATTAAATTGCCTGAGCGAGTGCTGGTAAAGTAGGAGATCGATAGAGCTTGTAATTGTTCAAATATTCTTAAACGAATTCGATATGCTAGTTGAATCTGTGAGATGTAACTATAAAGCTGTCCCAAATAGGAAAAACTCAAACGGCAGAAGGTGGCGATTAAAATCACCACTGGTATTCGATATAGTCGTTCCGAAGGCGGTAGATTAACTCCTAAAATCCAGACATCAATCCATTGCATTCCCGTCTGAATCGGTTCAGCATTGGGTTCTGTAAAACTTTTTAGGAAAGAAAGAATAAGACCAATAGTAAATCCTTCAAAAGCAGCAGCTAAGAGAGAAAAAATAATTGCCAGCAAAGCAATGCGACGAAAATGTTTAAACTCTCGCAACAGAAAATAATTGTCTTGCCAAAAACTAGTCGCTTTCATAAAACGACGAAGTAGTTGGGGAATTTTAATACGCATTTAAAACACTGTTTAGCAAAAATAAAATAGCTGTTGACATAATTATCAAATCAAGAGACACAAAGATCCTAGACTAATGTAATAAGTTAGTAATATCCTTACTAAGGAAGAAAAATTTAAACACGCATCTTAACCACTTGAGCAGGCACTCCTACAGCGATCGCCTGGGGGGGAATATCTTGTTCAACCATTGACCCAGAACCAATCACGGCACCTTTGCCGATGTTGACACCAGGCAAAATGGTTACTCCATGACCAATCCAGGCATCATCATCAACAACAATATTGGATGAGTTTAAAATTTTCTCTTGTTGAACTGGTCGATGAACTGGATGAGCATCAAAAATACATTCTGGGGCAATTTGTACCCGATCGCCAATCTGAATTGAGCCTTGCAATGCGGAAAATTGGCAACCCACTTGGACATGGGTATTACTACCAATAGTCAAAGTTCCGCCTTCTCCAGTTTCCAGTACATTATCATTATGTAAATGAGCTCGTGTTCCTAGGTTAATCGTTCCACCAGCAGGATGCTGAAAAATTGTGACGCGATCGCCAATAAAAATGTTTTTTCCTAACTTCAGAGCATTGTGTGCCACAGTTGCACTGGGTGAAATGTAACCCTTGGCGTGATAACGTGCCAAAGACTTACGCATTTTGAAGGGAGGAGCTAACCAAGTCGCCAGCCAAGTAGCGATTCTTCCTGCAAATCCCAAACCTGCAAAACTCATCCAAAAATATGACCAGATGGTTGCCAAAATTCCGTTAATTCCCCGAGATTGCCACACCTGATGAAAACGTTGCCAGCTATTAGATTGAGATTGTTTCACAATATTCATTTTTAAAATTAAAATTTGCCACTTAATTACTAATTAATAGGAAAGAAAATATTTTAGGCACTGTAAAGGGAGCTAATAAAGCTCCCTTTTGTTAGTTAATTTATCTGGGGTATTGTATTGTCCTCATATTAATCTTTATTGAAACGTTTAATGACTCCAACCGAAATCTGTTCCTAAGAGTTCAAATAGCTTATGGTTATGGGGACGAAAGTATTCAGTCAAGCTTTCCCTGGTACTTTCTTTAAGTGGTTCAGGATATTGGTTAAAGTTATGCTTCCGATAATTCTTTAAGGACCAGCTAGGCAGTTTTAAAAAATTAATTACTTGTTTGAAACTGCTTGGGGGGTTTCTGAAAAAGTCTTCGCTGTTAAGAACTAGTAGTTGTTGTTTACTAAATTGTTCCAACCAATTCTGAAGTTGCTCTGCATACAATCCGGAGGATAAATAAGTATAGTTATAAGCTTGAGGCTGGTTATTTCCCGGTCTCCGACCACCGCTTTCAATTTGTCTTACTCTGGTTTCTTCTTGCGCGATCGCCTCTTCAAAAGACAAATTCTCTCGACCAATTCTCTTGGTGTGATGATAATGAGAATAAGCACGATCTACAGGATCTCTAAGTAATGCTATCAGCTTAACGTGGGGTAAAACCTTAGCAATTCGCTTAGGTGCTTTTGGATGGCAAATATAGCTAGCGCTAGCTTCACCAGTGATTAAGGTCTGCGATTCTAAATTAGGCAAAGACATCGGAAAAAAACTTCGATACCAGATATTACCTTTGGCAAAATTAAGATCAAAATAAGAGATTTCTTTCGTGCTAGGAGCACCAATATTTGGATGTTCAATTAGATAGCGAAAAAGTGAAGTAGTACCACATTTTTTAGCTCCAATAATAATAAAACTAGGCATAATTCTGAATGGACTCGTGGCAATTCTACCAGACTTGTTCAATACTCGCTCAACTGTTAATTTACTCATGGATATTGAAGCTATTGTTGATTTTTACAATTGAAGGCTAGTTCGTCATTAATCTCTAATTGACTGTAATACTTAATGAATCAATGCTTATATCGAGTAAGAGCAATAGATAAAAATCTTAATTTTTATCTGCCAACGTACACTATTAAGTCTTTTTTCTTTTGTTCTAGATAATTAGGTCTAATTTTAGTTCTATTAAAAATTTCTGGGAATTTTATCAGATTATTCTGGAACAAAGACACTAATTTATCTAAAGTACATAATATTTTTATATTTATATTATAAAACTTTATTTCTATTTATCCCAATTAAAATTAATATTTATAAGTTGATATAGTCTTTCATTATGTGGTTTATAGTAATCAACTTCTTTCTTATGTGGTTTACCAATATTTGGATGTTGTACTAAAAAATCAAATAAGGAAGTGGTGCCGCATTTTTGAGCACCAATAATTAGAAAATCAGGCATTCTTCTAATAGGACTAGTCAGAATTCTGCCAATTTTTAAACTCTGACTAACTAACTTTTTGTCCATAAATCTTACTATTATTTTGAAAATCTAATATTTTATTATCAAAGAGACCATCGTTGATAGTTCCTAAGGCTTGATTAACAACTTCTTGATATCGATCTAAGCTAAATGTAGCTAAAACTTTCTGACGAGTTCGCTCCCAATCAACAGCAGATGCTGTACCATTAGCAATTGGGAGAATTGATTCAGCAATTGACTCTGGAGTGGGTTGACAAGTCCAGAGATCGGTTTTGGGTTCAAAGAACTCATCTAATGCTGGAGAATTCATGGTTAAGGTAGGAATTCCCATTGATAAAGATTCGATTAATTTATTAGGGACGGTATTATAAGCTTTATCAGTATTGCCAAAAATTCCTAATGCCAAATTGCAGTTGGCAACTAAGTACTGGGGAAGGGATTGGTCAGAAAAGGTTAAGTCTTTCCGCAGAGTAACACAATCATCGAGTTTTTCTAGTTTAATTTTTTCGCAATATTTTAAAAATAAGGCGTTATTTACCCCAAATAGACTACAAGTAAATTGCAGCTTTTGTGCTTTTAAAATTTTCAGGGCTTGC
Encoded proteins:
- a CDS encoding glycosyltransferase, which encodes MIVFTLGTIIFPFDRTVDWLDLLLKQEIITEPVVFQHGATSVARLNHPLLTAVPSFTKSEMQDLVQEASLVISHAGQGSTRMLAKMGASFVLLPRLKNYGEHVDDHQLLFAQAVEKLGIIYCTEFSDLANYIKSPPKPFEGKLFDGPSLGKYLREFYQVPVIPDKGPSSTNNLSSEFYYD
- the pssD gene encoding PssD/Cps14F family polysaccharide biosynthesis glycosyltransferase, which gives rise to MRLLLVCNPGGHFATMMGLKEFWSAHYREWVTYPKFDTERLRRQEIVHWVIMQEARMLGRAVINFCHALFILYQSKPDLVISTGAGLAVPFIYASKLFGIRTVFIESISRSRALSLSGKLVYYVVDEFYVQWPECLERYPKAKYRGVVT
- the hepA gene encoding heterocyst formation ABC transporter subunit HepA → MRIKIPQLLRRFMKATSFWQDNYFLLREFKHFRRIALLAIIFSLLAAAFEGFTIGLILSFLKSFTEPNAEPIQTGMQWIDVWILGVNLPPSERLYRIPVVILIATFCRLSFSYLGQLYSYISQIQLAYRIRLRIFEQLQALSISYFTSTRSGNLINTLTTEITRLMQALNVISVFIIRGFTLVVLMVSLLLLSWQLTIISGLLFILIAVGLSTLLRKIREVSFDITQANSLFASVSLELINGIRTVHIFAAKDFERKRFYNASKQVLEASSQARAVQAFVEPLSEGGGTIMLLSILLLGVTVLIPQGLLEKAGFFTFLFVLLRIIPIVRTLNGVRAKLSNCYGPLANIRGLLDRKDKPYMKNGQIQFTKLQREIEFVGLDFGYEPNKLVLHDISLSIAQGETVALVGSSGAGKSTLADLITRFYDPIRGKILIDGVELAKLEIDSLRRKLAVVSQDTFIFNTSVRENIAYGLTGVEEARIKQAAKRANAWEFIQELPEGLETQLGDRGVRLSGGQRQRLAIARALLRDPEILILDEATSALDSISERLIQESLEKLAAGRTVIAIAHRLSTIMRADKVVVLEQGRIVEQGTYQELLEQKGQLWQYHQMQNEVELTR
- a CDS encoding sulfotransferase domain-containing protein — encoded protein: MSKLTVERVLNKSGRIATSPFRIMPSFIIIGAKKCGTTSLFRYLIEHPNIGAPSTKEISYFDLNFAKGNIWYRSFFPMSLPNLESQTLITGEASASYICHPKAPKRIAKVLPHVKLIALLRDPVDRAYSHYHHTKRIGRENLSFEEAIAQEETRVRQIESGGRRPGNNQPQAYNYTYLSSGLYAEQLQNWLEQFSKQQLLVLNSEDFFRNPPSSFKQVINFLKLPSWSLKNYRKHNFNQYPEPLKESTRESLTEYFRPHNHKLFELLGTDFGWSH
- a CDS encoding sulfotransferase domain-containing protein, with the translated sequence MDKKLVSQSLKIGRILTSPIRRMPDFLIIGAQKCGTTSLFDFLVQHPNIGKPHKKEVDYYKPHNERLYQLININFNWDK